A part of Paraburkholderia largidicola genomic DNA contains:
- a CDS encoding DHA2 family efflux MFS transporter permease subunit — protein sequence MNPSTQTAPAPFTGGKLVLATLAVALATFMNVLDSSIANVAIPTISGNLGVSVDEGTWVITLFSAANAIAIPLTGWLTQRVGQIKLFVISILLFVFSSWLCGIAPNLVVLLAARILQGLVAGPLTPLSQAILLASYPKEKSSTALSLWAMTATVGPIAGPALGGWITDSYSWSWIFYINIPVGLFAAGVTWMLYRDRESLTRKLPIDKVGLFSLIVWVASLQIMLDKGKDLDWFSSPVICTLTAVAAVSFIFFLIWEFTEKNPIVDLRLFAVKNFRGGTIAISVAYGVFFANLVILPQWIQGYLGYRSVDAGLVTAPLGIFAVLLAPVMAKIMPKTDARVLATLAFLGFAGVFIMRSHYTTGVDPYTLIVPTLLQGIPMALFFTPLTAIILSGLPAEKIPAAAGLSNFVRIFAGGVGTSLISTGWNNRTILHHAQLAEQSSVNNPDYTNALGTIHATLGGSTDQAMAFFERSLNAQAAMLGLNDIFWLSAMIFIVIIPLIWLTKPRKGGGGGAAAAGAH from the coding sequence ATGAATCCCTCGACGCAAACCGCACCGGCCCCGTTCACAGGCGGCAAGCTGGTCCTCGCGACACTCGCCGTCGCGCTCGCGACGTTCATGAACGTGCTGGATTCGTCCATCGCGAACGTTGCGATTCCCACCATCTCCGGCAATCTCGGCGTCTCCGTCGATGAAGGCACGTGGGTGATCACGTTGTTCTCGGCGGCCAATGCGATTGCCATTCCGCTGACGGGCTGGCTCACGCAGCGCGTCGGCCAGATCAAGCTGTTCGTGATCTCGATCCTGCTGTTCGTGTTCTCGTCGTGGCTGTGCGGCATCGCGCCGAACCTGGTCGTGCTGCTCGCCGCGCGTATCTTGCAGGGTCTCGTCGCAGGACCGTTGACGCCGCTTTCGCAAGCCATTCTGCTCGCGTCGTATCCGAAGGAAAAAAGCTCGACGGCGTTGTCGCTGTGGGCGATGACGGCGACGGTCGGCCCGATTGCGGGTCCCGCGCTCGGCGGCTGGATCACCGACAGCTACAGCTGGTCATGGATCTTCTATATCAACATTCCCGTCGGTCTGTTCGCTGCGGGCGTGACGTGGATGCTCTATCGCGACCGCGAATCGCTGACGCGCAAGCTGCCTATCGACAAGGTCGGTCTGTTCTCGCTGATCGTCTGGGTGGCATCGCTGCAGATCATGCTCGACAAGGGCAAGGATCTCGACTGGTTCAGCTCGCCCGTGATCTGCACGCTCACGGCTGTCGCGGCCGTCAGCTTTATCTTTTTCCTGATCTGGGAGTTCACTGAAAAGAATCCGATCGTCGATCTGCGGCTCTTTGCGGTGAAGAATTTCCGCGGCGGGACGATTGCGATTTCGGTGGCGTATGGCGTGTTCTTCGCGAACCTCGTGATTTTGCCGCAGTGGATTCAGGGCTATCTCGGCTATCGTTCGGTGGATGCGGGTCTCGTGACCGCGCCGCTCGGCATCTTCGCCGTGCTGCTCGCGCCCGTCATGGCGAAGATCATGCCGAAGACCGATGCACGGGTGCTCGCGACGCTCGCTTTCCTCGGCTTTGCAGGTGTGTTCATCATGCGCTCGCATTACACGACGGGCGTCGATCCTTATACGTTGATCGTACCGACGCTGCTGCAAGGCATTCCCATGGCGCTCTTCTTTACGCCGCTCACCGCGATCATCCTGTCGGGGCTGCCCGCCGAGAAGATTCCCGCGGCGGCCGGCCTGTCGAACTTCGTGCGGATCTTTGCGGGCGGCGTGGGCACGTCGCTGATCTCGACGGGCTGGAACAACCGGACGATCCTGCATCACGCGCAGCTTGCTGAACAGTCGAGCGTGAACAACCCCGACTACACCAACGCGCTCGGCACCATTCACGCGACGCTCGGCGGCAGCACGGATCAGGCAATGGCGTTCTTCGAGCGCTCGCTGAACGCGCAGGCCGCGATGCTCGGCTTGAACGACATCTTCTGGCTGTCGGCGATGATCTTCATCGTGATCATTCCGCTGATCTGGCTGACGAAGCCGCGCAAGGGCGGCGGCGGTGGCGCAGCGGCAGCGGGCGCGCACTGA
- a CDS encoding HlyD family efflux transporter periplasmic adaptor subunit yields the protein MSEINTPEREPKQAPDSKPDAKPAAASAKAVEANEPNTRKRKLLLSLLGAAVVVSAAAYGAYYMTYARYHETTDDAYVSGNLVQLTPQVTGTVIAVNADDTQIVKAGDPVVTLDNADAKIALGNAEAALGQTVRQVSSLYVNNDFYAANVAQKQSDLARAQDDLRRRQAVAGTGAVSAEDIAHARDAVNAAQAALDAARQQAEANRALTDHTTIADHPNVQAAASKVRDAYLSYARNTLPAPVTGYVAKRSVQVGQRVSPGTPLMAVVPLDGVWVDANYKESQLRNMRIGQPVTLTADVYGGKVEYHGRVVGFSAGTGSAFATLPAQNATGNWIKVVQRLPARIQLDQKELEAHPLRIGLSMDVDVDTRDNAGPQLGAATNTTYRTDVFAQYGAQADAEIDRIISQNMVSTRDASRPLAKREAGDKSARPQRAG from the coding sequence ATGAGCGAAATAAACACCCCGGAACGCGAGCCGAAGCAAGCGCCGGATTCGAAGCCCGATGCAAAGCCCGCTGCAGCATCGGCGAAAGCTGTCGAAGCGAACGAGCCCAACACGCGCAAGCGCAAGTTGCTGCTGTCGCTGCTGGGCGCGGCCGTCGTCGTGTCGGCTGCCGCTTACGGCGCGTACTACATGACTTATGCGCGCTATCACGAGACCACCGACGACGCCTATGTCAGCGGCAACCTCGTGCAACTGACGCCGCAGGTGACGGGCACCGTGATTGCCGTGAACGCCGACGACACGCAGATCGTGAAGGCAGGCGACCCCGTCGTGACGCTCGACAACGCCGACGCGAAAATCGCGCTCGGCAACGCGGAAGCGGCGCTCGGACAGACCGTGCGCCAGGTGAGCAGCCTGTACGTGAACAACGACTTCTACGCGGCGAACGTCGCGCAGAAGCAATCGGACCTGGCACGCGCGCAGGACGATCTGCGCCGCCGCCAGGCGGTCGCGGGCACAGGCGCGGTCTCCGCCGAAGACATCGCGCATGCACGCGACGCCGTGAACGCCGCGCAAGCCGCGCTCGACGCCGCGCGTCAGCAGGCGGAAGCGAACCGCGCGTTGACCGACCACACGACGATCGCCGACCACCCGAACGTGCAGGCCGCGGCATCGAAGGTACGCGACGCGTACCTCTCGTACGCGCGCAACACGCTGCCCGCGCCCGTTACCGGCTATGTCGCGAAGCGTTCGGTGCAGGTCGGCCAGCGCGTGTCGCCGGGTACGCCGTTGATGGCCGTCGTACCACTCGACGGCGTGTGGGTCGACGCGAACTACAAGGAAAGCCAGTTGCGCAACATGCGCATCGGCCAGCCCGTCACGCTGACGGCCGACGTGTACGGCGGCAAGGTCGAGTATCACGGCCGCGTGGTCGGATTTTCGGCGGGCACGGGCAGCGCGTTCGCGACGCTGCCGGCGCAAAACGCAACGGGCAACTGGATCAAGGTCGTGCAGCGCCTGCCCGCGCGCATTCAGCTCGATCAGAAGGAGCTGGAGGCGCATCCGCTGCGGATCGGCCTGTCGATGGACGTCGATGTCGACACGCGCGACAACGCGGGCCCGCAACTCGGCGCTGCGACGAACACGACGTATCGCACGGATGTGTTCGCGCAGTACGGCGCGCAGGCCGATGCCGAGATCGACCGGATCATCTCGCAGAACATGGTGTCGACGCGTGACGCGTCGCGGCCCCTCGCGAAGCGCGAAGCAGGCGACAAGAGCGCCAGGCCGCAGCGCGCGGGCTAA
- a CDS encoding efflux transporter outer membrane subunit: protein MSNQLNARRGASRALKIGVSVMFAAVLSACVNYAGIHSDAKTAEPQQYATQQSIPAGQGHWPAADWADQFGDAQLKALIDEALKSSPTLDQARSRVAAASAYSETAKASTMPRVDASYSLTRQQYSGTALVPPPAGGSWQTENKGLLSASYDLDLWGKNREALKAAISQLQASQADAEVVKLTLTTSIARTYNQLARLYVLRDIAQQEITQREQIDRITAGRIATGLDTEVERKTAQANLATSRAALKALDGQILATRYQIAALLGAGPDRGLQIARPTLGIGDAVDLPDNLPADLVSRRPDIVAARWRVDAMTHDVKEAKAEFYPDINLSAAIGLDAFGFGRFLTAASRTASVGPAIHLPIFDAGELRAQLKGRYADFDYAVATYNQTLVTALSEVATQLAGVRSTDGQLVDAQAAQTAARQADQLALVQYKAGLTNQLTVLNADVNALAADQSVANLRMDRRDQQIVLASALGGGFVDTSNADQNASVASTTETPAAAAH from the coding sequence ATGAGCAATCAACTAAACGCCAGGCGGGGCGCTTCACGGGCACTGAAAATCGGTGTGTCGGTGATGTTCGCGGCGGTGCTGTCGGCATGTGTGAACTACGCGGGCATCCACAGCGACGCGAAAACGGCCGAGCCGCAGCAGTACGCGACGCAGCAGAGCATTCCCGCCGGGCAGGGCCATTGGCCTGCCGCCGATTGGGCCGACCAGTTTGGCGACGCGCAACTGAAGGCGCTGATCGACGAAGCGCTGAAGAGCAGCCCGACGCTCGACCAGGCGCGTTCCCGCGTGGCAGCCGCCTCGGCGTACAGCGAAACGGCGAAGGCGAGCACCATGCCGCGCGTCGATGCCAGCTACTCGCTCACGCGCCAGCAGTATTCGGGCACGGCACTGGTGCCGCCGCCTGCAGGGGGTTCGTGGCAGACGGAGAACAAGGGCCTGTTGAGCGCTTCGTACGATCTCGACCTGTGGGGCAAGAACCGCGAAGCGCTGAAGGCGGCGATTTCGCAGTTGCAGGCGAGCCAGGCCGATGCGGAAGTCGTCAAGCTGACACTCACCACGTCGATTGCGCGCACCTATAACCAGCTTGCGCGTCTTTACGTGTTGCGCGATATCGCACAACAGGAAATCACGCAGCGCGAACAGATCGACCGTATCACGGCGGGGCGTATTGCGACGGGGCTCGACACGGAAGTCGAACGCAAGACCGCACAGGCGAATCTCGCGACGAGCCGCGCCGCGCTGAAGGCGCTCGACGGACAGATTCTCGCCACGCGCTATCAGATTGCCGCGCTGCTCGGCGCGGGTCCGGACCGTGGCCTGCAAATCGCGCGTCCGACGCTGGGTATCGGCGACGCCGTCGATCTGCCCGACAACCTGCCCGCCGATCTCGTGAGCCGCCGCCCGGACATCGTCGCTGCGCGCTGGCGCGTCGATGCGATGACGCATGACGTGAAGGAAGCGAAGGCCGAGTTCTATCCCGACATCAATCTGAGCGCCGCAATCGGGCTCGACGCGTTCGGCTTCGGACGCTTTCTGACGGCGGCGAGCCGTACGGCGTCGGTGGGTCCCGCGATCCATCTGCCCATCTTCGACGCGGGCGAACTGCGCGCGCAACTGAAGGGCCGTTACGCGGACTTCGACTACGCCGTCGCGACCTACAACCAGACGCTCGTGACCGCATTGAGCGAAGTCGCCACGCAACTGGCCGGCGTGCGCTCGACGGACGGCCAACTCGTCGACGCGCAAGCCGCGCAGACGGCCGCGCGCCAGGCCGACCAGCTTGCGCTCGTGCAATACAAGGCGGGACTCACGAACCAGCTGACCGTACTGAATGCCGACGTCAACGCGCTCGCCGCCGATCAATCCGTCGCGAACCTGCGCATGGATCGCCGCGACCAGCAGATCGTGCTCGCATCGGCGCTCGGCGGCGGATTCGTCGACACGTCGAACGCCGATCAGAACGCAAGTGTTGCCTCGACCACCGAAACGCCTGCTGCCGCAGCACATTGA
- a CDS encoding MarR family winged helix-turn-helix transcriptional regulator, translating into MSHYSKEDFHLTDNVGFAITKARNLLTGRMDAAVKGLNVRAHHIGIFMSLLRGTDTTPATLSRHLGVDTGLMTRTLDKLETLGMLTRTRSADDRRVVNLELTEAGREVALRIAEIAPDVLNERLQCFTKDEFDELRRLLLKFLND; encoded by the coding sequence ATGTCGCACTATTCGAAGGAAGATTTTCATTTGACCGACAACGTCGGTTTCGCGATCACCAAGGCGCGCAACCTCTTGACGGGGCGGATGGATGCAGCGGTGAAGGGCCTGAACGTGCGGGCGCACCACATTGGGATTTTCATGTCGCTGTTGCGCGGCACCGACACGACACCGGCGACGCTGTCGCGCCATCTCGGTGTCGACACGGGCCTGATGACGCGCACGCTCGACAAGCTCGAAACGCTCGGCATGCTGACGCGCACCCGCAGCGCGGACGACCGCCGCGTCGTGAATCTCGAACTCACGGAGGCGGGCCGCGAAGTCGCGCTGCGCATTGCGGAGATCGCCCCCGACGTGCTGAACGAGCGGCTTCAGTGCTTCACCAAAGACGAGTTCGACGAACTGCGCCGTCTGCTTCTCAAGTTTCTCAACGATTGA
- a CDS encoding MarR family winged helix-turn-helix transcriptional regulator, producing MRHYTKDNFRLTESVGYQLVKARNLITTEMDAALKDLDISSQQMGIMLMLRQKLASTPFELSKMLGIDTGLMTRMLDKLEAKGLVVRSRDDEDRRVVNLTLTKPGIAVADQIPEIAPDVLNARLKDFTKTELNELRRLLRKFLSD from the coding sequence GTGCGTCACTACACCAAAGACAATTTCAGGCTCACGGAGAGCGTCGGCTACCAGCTCGTGAAGGCGCGCAACCTGATCACGACGGAGATGGACGCCGCGCTGAAGGATCTCGACATCTCCAGCCAGCAAATGGGCATCATGCTGATGCTCCGGCAGAAACTCGCGTCGACGCCGTTCGAACTGTCGAAAATGCTCGGCATCGACACCGGGCTGATGACGCGCATGCTCGACAAGCTCGAAGCGAAAGGGCTGGTAGTGCGCTCGCGCGACGACGAGGACCGCCGCGTCGTCAATCTGACGCTGACCAAACCCGGCATCGCAGTGGCCGACCAGATTCCCGAGATCGCGCCCGACGTCCTCAATGCGCGCCTGAAAGACTTCACCAAAACCGAACTGAACGAACTGCGCCGCCTGCTGCGCAAGTTTCTGAGCGACTGA
- the norR gene encoding nitric oxide reductase transcriptional regulator NorR produces MTRVKTTSSEVKLTASEVLDALIPLVEDLSRDLPERERYRRLLTTLRTLFPGDAAALLRLDEDTLVPLAIDGLSSDTLGRRFRVSDHPRFEALLSSEEPTRFPAASDLPDPYDGLVQGVSGHLEVHDCLGCPLLIGGRPWGLLTLDSLDPERFDSIDMNTLQAFLSLAAATVSVAERIDTLERNTEEERQRAEAYRQASGQSSRELIGSSAAHQQLVNEIRVVANSELTVLVTGETGVGKELVANAIHTGSPRANKPMISLNCAALPDTLVESELFGHVRGAFSGASSDRRGKFELADGGTLFLDEVGELPVGVQAKLLRVLQNGQLQRIGSDSEHKVDVRLIAATNRDLAEEVRAGRFRADLYHRLSVYPLRVPPLRERGRDVLLLAGYFLEENRARLGLLSIRLGHDAQTALLAYNWPGNVRELEHMIGRSAFKALSRHRERPRILTLTAADLGMSANNGGEVSAAASLSASTGADEAGATDFRSAVTAYERTLVSDALERNNHNWAAVARSLGMDRANLNRLARRLGLK; encoded by the coding sequence ATGACAAGGGTTAAAACGACCTCGTCCGAGGTTAAACTGACTGCATCCGAGGTGCTCGACGCGCTGATTCCGCTGGTCGAAGACCTGTCGCGCGACCTGCCGGAGCGCGAGCGCTATCGCCGTCTTCTGACGACGCTGCGCACGCTTTTCCCCGGCGATGCAGCGGCCCTGTTGCGTCTCGATGAAGACACCCTCGTGCCGCTCGCCATCGACGGCCTGTCCAGCGACACGCTCGGCCGCCGCTTTCGTGTGAGCGACCATCCGCGATTCGAAGCGCTGCTGTCGAGTGAAGAGCCCACGCGCTTTCCCGCCGCCTCCGATTTGCCCGACCCCTACGACGGCCTCGTGCAGGGCGTGAGCGGCCATCTGGAAGTGCACGACTGTCTCGGCTGTCCGCTGCTGATCGGCGGCAGGCCGTGGGGTCTGCTGACGCTGGACTCGCTCGACCCCGAGCGTTTCGACAGCATCGATATGAACACGCTGCAGGCGTTCTTGAGCCTCGCGGCGGCGACGGTGAGCGTCGCGGAGCGCATCGATACGCTCGAACGCAACACCGAAGAAGAACGTCAGCGCGCCGAGGCGTACCGCCAGGCAAGCGGACAGAGCAGCCGCGAGCTGATCGGCAGCAGCGCGGCGCATCAGCAGCTGGTCAACGAAATCCGCGTGGTCGCGAACAGCGAGCTGACCGTGCTCGTGACGGGCGAAACGGGCGTCGGCAAGGAGCTGGTCGCGAACGCGATTCACACCGGCTCGCCGCGCGCGAACAAGCCGATGATCAGCCTGAACTGCGCTGCGCTGCCGGACACGCTGGTGGAAAGCGAACTGTTCGGGCACGTGCGCGGCGCGTTCTCGGGCGCGTCGTCGGACCGGCGCGGCAAGTTCGAGCTTGCCGACGGCGGCACGCTGTTCCTGGATGAGGTCGGCGAGTTGCCGGTCGGCGTGCAGGCCAAGCTGCTGCGCGTGTTGCAGAACGGGCAGTTGCAGCGGATCGGCTCGGATAGCGAGCACAAGGTGGACGTGCGGCTCATTGCCGCGACCAATCGCGATCTCGCCGAAGAGGTGCGCGCAGGGCGTTTTCGCGCGGACCTGTATCACCGGCTGAGCGTGTACCCCTTGCGCGTGCCGCCGCTGCGCGAGCGCGGGCGCGATGTGTTGCTGCTCGCGGGCTATTTCCTGGAAGAGAACCGGGCGCGGCTCGGGCTGCTCAGCATCCGGCTCGGCCACGACGCGCAAACCGCGCTGCTGGCGTACAACTGGCCGGGCAACGTGCGCGAGCTCGAGCATATGATCGGCCGCAGCGCGTTCAAGGCGCTGTCGCGTCATCGCGAGCGGCCGCGCATTCTCACGCTGACGGCGGCGGATCTGGGCATGTCGGCGAACAATGGCGGCGAAGTGTCAGCGGCTGCGTCCCTTTCGGCGTCGACGGGCGCCGACGAAGCAGGCGCGACCGACTTCCGCAGCGCCGTCACCGCCTACGAGCGCACGCTCGTCAGCGATGCGCTGGAACGCAACAACCACAACTGGGCGGCCGTCGCGCGCTCGCTCGGCATGGACCGCGCGAACCTCAACCGGCTCGCGAGGCGTCTTGGCCTGAAATAA